The genomic window CATGGAgtagtttaaataaaaatacataaacactGCAAAGAGGGTCTCTTACTCTATTTCCTTTATGTTTTCTTAAAGATTGCTCCTCCATCTCATAATACTTTACGGATACTTTCACGATCTCCTCAGGGTTGATACCTGTAAAGACAAACACACGGCAATAAAGTCACTACTTATcaataattgtattattttccCCACTTGAACATTACACCTCTATTAGGTGAGGCGTAACATTGATTTGGAGTCTTATTCTTCCACCTTATGAATTTTAATCCAGTATTTAGCCTCCATTTATCCCCATTTGGCTCTCAAGAGACAAAAACATCCGGCTCTGCAGCTGCAAAACGTTGCTGCCTGTTTCGATCTAAACTTGCATTGCACACAGTAAATTTATTAGAGTTGAACCATCATTTATTCTAGCGTCAAGAAAAACGCAGACGATCCACTTTTAATAATCACACATTCTAACATCTCACATCTCTGAAGCTTTAACCTCTTTCAAACACTTGATTCTGGCGTTTTCAGAGACGCGTCCGCACCTGTGTCTCGCTGCACCCTCCAGGTTTTCAGCTCTATGACGGAGTGGGCGTAACTGCAGCTGTCCTCTCTATGGCAGCCATACCGGATGGCTTGGCGGCACAAATCGAAGTCGCACAGGAGCCTCCAAGGACGGACCTTGCTGTAGTTTGTGCTGGGGTTCGTCACCATAAAGGCCAAGCACCTGACGGGCACAAACAAAAACGCACGTTAGGAGCACGAGCAGGAAATGAACGAGCGCAAGACGATGTTTCGAACACTGGAAAAACGCTCACTTATTGGCATCAAAGTTGTGGCGAGCGTCCGAGTTGGAGCAGACGGTGTGATGGTCGTTGCAGCGTTCACTGATGAGTTTGGGTTTATGGTCGTAACATTcctgagacagaaagacaacaggacaggaagagaggggggggggacaaagacaGTTTGAGATTAAAAGGGCGACAAACATCGCATCTAAATccattttttatgttttggttTGTACATATTCCCGAAAAGAATTTCgatgttttttacatttcaattgtTCTTGAATCACTTTTAAATTATTGAATGAAATAATAACCAATTAACGCATTACTTTTGTAATTGTTAGACATAAACAGGCATGATAATGTCCGCTGCGTGCGCTCCCCGACCTGGCAGAGGAACGTGAACACGCCTTTGTGTTCCCGCAGGAGGCGGACGATGCTGATCACCGGGTCAAGCTTGACGGCTGCCGTCTCAAACAGCAGGTCTCGGTCCAGCGTCCCCTTCCTCTCTTCGGTCCAAACATCGATCTCCAGCTGGTTGTAGCCAAACGTGCAATCGTCTCTATACTTGCACAGGCCCAGATCGCCAGACTTCAGAATCTCTGATAAAGAGGAGAACGGACCATCCCATTCCGTCAACGCACTTCCTCCTTTTCGATGGATTGGGTTTAGAGATTCTTACCGGTGCAGAGTACGAACGGCCCGTTGAAGGAATCGGCCGTACCAGGGATCGGCCGTACTCTGGTCCACTCTGAACGATGGCCTGTTCTTCGTCGACATAGCAAAATGTCTCGCTTGCAGCTGTGCACCAGGTCCGGCTTGTGAGTAAAAGAATATATCCCTGGACCTGGTGAAACGGGGAATCAAGTTATTCTAAAGAATGAAAAGTAGGAGCGAACGTTCTTCGATCTGGTTATCATACCATGCCGAGGGAAACAGGTGGAGCAGGCCTGCAGGAACTCGTGGGTGGAGGAGAGCGGGTTAGCGACTGCAACGTGTGCTggattcttcttctccttcgtTGCCATGATAAAGAATAGAAACATTTCCCTTTAACgccgacagacagacggacagacagacagacagatggagcgGGCACCAGAAGCCAGGCGACGCTTCTTACTTTGACGTTGTTCTTTGGAGATCTCACTGCGGGAGCTACGGCGCCGGGCGAGCCCGTCGTACCTGAGGATGAAGCATGAACGCACCTGTAGCAGACATCCTGATAAtataatgattaataaaaagGCACCAGTAATTAAAATCTGctctattttacatttattcttaTTGCCCATTAAGCCTGTATTACATTTCTCATGTAACTCAGCAGGCAGTTTTGTAAAAAAGCTATAAACATTCTAAAAGTTCACAGCACTTTCCTCTTATATACTGTAGTACTTTTACTTCATCCAAGCTCTTAGAATCCTTCAAATGAACGTGAGAATTTTTTCACGACAGGTCATAATTACCAGTTGAGCCGACATCGGAGAGCGAGTCGAGGCTTTTTCTCTTGATGGAGGCCGCTGGCAGAGCCGCCGCGGCGCCTCCGACGGAAGAGGGCGACTCCAGGGCATCAAGCGAGTCCAGCTGGGCCACGGCGTCAACACCGGCTCTAGAAACATCAGGAGTAACGCCGTCTAGATCGGGGGCCGTCTCCAGGGGATCAAGCTCATCTAGCAAATGAAGgcactttttttcccctgcgTCCACTTTGGCGGTTCTGCCAAGTCGAAACCCAGCAGCACTTGAGGGCACATCGGAGAAGTCATCCAGGGTATCAAGGCCATCCAGGGCGCCCAGCTCCACAGAGCCCAACACTAAGTCTGCGCCTCCAATGCCCCGACTCCCGGAGGTCGAGAGGTCATCTAGAGAATCCAGCAGAGAAGCTGAGGTGCTGCGACCGCGGTCTGAGAAGAAGTCCAAAGAGCTGACGCGGCCGAGAGACGGGCTGAAGAAGGCCGGGGGTAACTGCGGAGTTGGGCGGGGCAGGACAAGAGGGGCTATAGGtgtgcaggtggaggtgctgctgggcaCTGAGAATGCCGGTTGGATGTGGGTCTGGAAAACAAGGTCGAGGAAACTTGTGtgaaaaaaaccaaacattaAATAAAGGAAACGAACGGATGCCCAAAAGGTGCAAATCTGCAGCTTCAATCAGCTCTACAGTTTTCCCTAAGCTAACCATTCAAATTGGGAAGATCTAATAATCCGGCTGTTCTCTACCCGCCCCAAACCAAACAGCAGGCAGACGATATTAACAGAATAAACCAGTCGCGTTAATCGAGTGTCTGCAGATCCTTTGATTGACCTTATCCGACTCTAGTTCAGTAGGGAAGCAGTCGAGCAGGCTGTCTATGTCATCGCCCATCAGCTCCTCGCGAACGTCCGCCAGGTCGGGAGCCGAGGAGGCGACGAGATCCGTGAAGGGAACGGAGGACTGAGGCGCGTCAGGGGGCGGGACTGAAAGGATGCACGAAAGGGAGCGTTTATTTAGATCATTAATTCTGCACAAAACCCAAAATATTTCCTGCGTTGTCGCTaacaaattaaatacataaatgtgcGATCACTCAAATTGCCCGCGTGTTAGTGCCATACTAATTTATATCCCACCTGGTGCAAGGTCACTCAGGGGAATTTTACTAGTTCCTAGACGATCCGGCACCTAGGAAGGAGAAAAGTACAATccagaaaatataaaatcagcATCTGAGAACAGAATTATTAGGAGGAGTCAAGCTGAATATTAAGAGCTGCCGATACTAACTGTCAACTGACGGGTTTTCTTATTTAACAAATGAAAACGTGGTCGTCGTGCTCGCATTCTAGGTCACGCACGGGGTCGGCGTTTTAACAGACGGGGTGGGTCGTGCGACGGGACTTGCCTCGACGGCTTCGGCAGTCACGTTTACGTTTGCTACGTCGGCTGTGATCAGTGTGGGTTCCTGGTGAAGGAAACAAACAGCGTGAAGGTCAACGGGACCGAACGAGGACAACGTCGCACCACGTTTGCCCTTAATGCGACATCGTCATGATAAATACATGATAAACACGACGTCGACAGCCATCATCTCACTCGCCTTTTCGCCGACGTAGGGTTTCCGATGCTTCAGCCGCAGCTGGACGGCCAGCTCCTGCGCGAGTTTGTTCACATGATTGTCCTGCCGGTAGTTAAACAGACCGGAGACACATTGCAAGGATGAGTCTAGAGCAGTTAAAAGAGTTCTGGATGTACGTtgtgaaaaaaatacatcaaatacaTCACAGGTTCTTAATTTTAGGTTTTAATCTGAATTAAAGTGCCCCCCGATCTCCAAAGATAAACTAGAACGGACAAACGCGCGGCTGAAAAGGCTTCCTTTACCAGGCGACAGATGAGCAGACAGTCTGTGGTGCAGTTGTAGGCCTCCTTGTACCGCCCCAGCGCCTTCAAGCAGAGCGCCTTCCTGTACAGAGCGCCGCGGCTCTCCCGACACACTTCCAGAGCGCCGTCGCAGTCCTTCACAGCTTGATCATAATCCCCCtgcccaaaaaaaataaacaacaacaacaacaacaagatggAAGTTAAAGGACCTCCTTATGCACTCATCGTGGTCGGATGCCGTGAAGCGTTGCGAGGCGGAGGCTTTGAATGAGATGAAAGATCGGTcgtttttaaagatgtttttacTTTTAGATTTGCATTCGCAGTTTTCACCTCTGTGCGTTGCATTTTAATATCTCAGGCTTCTGCGTAAAAGAATATTCTTTCAGGCGCACAAATCCACAAAAGcgggatgggggaggggggggggggggtcttcaccaTGCTGTGGTAGGCGGCTGCCCGGTTGACGTACAGGCTCTCTCGCAACACCTCGGAGACGGGGACGTCATCCGCTGCGGCGTAACTCGAGACGCTCAGGCCTTCGCTGAACTGTCCCACGGCGTGCGCCCACTCGGCCTCCTCGAACGAGGCGTTGCCCTCGGCGAGCAGGTTGCACACCAGCTGGGTCAGGAAGTCctgagaggaaaggagggaaggACGCAAGACGCCGTCCGCAGCCTTAAAAAGTCAGGCCGCTATCCTAGATAAAGCCGTCAAATTACATTGCATTTAATCGTTATAATCTGGGCCCGGCCGGAGTACACggagtacacagagtacataAAACAGGAAGAGAACGTCTTCTAGTTCTTTATGATTTAACCGGGACTCGAGATGAGAAACCTTAAAAGATTTAGTTAATTATAAACTGAAGTCTCTCTCTAGCTGAGCTCGTTTTTACTCCAGGTTTTCATACGGGAATACGTTCAAAAGAATTCCGTCTTTTGTTTCCTGGACTGTTTTTCCCGCTAGACGGAGAGCAGAggaacaaaaaccaaaaagctgTCGCCTTGCAGCGGTAAGGTACCGGGTTCTAACCCCACCTGTGTCCGCCTGGGTttcctccggcttcctcccacctctaaaaaacacgcaattttggaaaattgatcactccaaattgtccatggTGTTTtgagtctgtctgtgtgtggcccccgcgatgcactggcgacacgtccggggtgtatcCCCCGCCTCTCTCGCGCATAgcaagccgggataggctccacatCCATCACAATGGATCGATGGATAACTTGGATGTTTTTACTCGTTCGAAGACACTACttaatatccccccccccccccccccccaaagggggCTCCGGAGGCGGTACCTGGTAGTGCTCGGGGTCCGGGTAGGGCAGGTTGGACCtgaaacacaagatggacgcgtTTAGCGCTGGTGGAGCGTCCCGGTCTGCGCCGGAGCACCGACATCTCACCGGATGAACGTCAGAGATCGGTTTATCTGATCTCTGCGTCTCTGCCTCGCCGGATCCATAGTTTGGTCAAACCGACCACGTGCGCGCGTCGTTCTCACTCCGGGAATACGGCTGGCGCGCACCCGCTTCTTCCTGTGAAAGCACAACGCGCGTAAAAGACGCGCGGCCGGTTAccgtttattattattattatttcacaaactccgaacccccccccccaccatcacgcGTATCACCTGCTGCCATGACtccggacacggacacggacacacacacacacacacacacacctacctgGTGGAATGAGGAAGttcatttgaataaaagtttaaaagtgATTTAGTTCGTGTCCGGGGAGGGAAGACGCGGAATCTATCGGTGCGTGATGACGATGAACACCGAGccgacgaggaagaggaggcaggacTTTTAGCTTTCGATTTCCAGCAAATCCAGTTGCTGAACCAGCCCCCAgtctgcctcttcttcttcttcgtcctctATTTCTGTTATCTGTtactacttcttcttctttgctttttGGATGGCAAGACCAACTTCCAGGCGCACAACGCCACCCGAAGGATCGATAGTTTCATGAGACTATAAAGAAATATtgtattaatttaaattaaaatgaataatatttatgtgtgtatatatatacataaatataatacatcatttttaaattgttgcaGTTTCGGTCATGGCTCCATAAGAGacgagcaaaaaaaaatgcatgaattactaatatatatatacaagtaaataaatgttaatataaatacaaaaatgtaaaacaaggttaattttatttaatgttattaataaaatataataggctagtctgctAAGAGGGCAGGTGGCGGTCACagtcacattaaaaataaattgcataataaattgactgactttataaatgttgtcatttttggGATTATATGCAGATAAATTAAAAGATGGGCTCCCTCAATCCCTGCAGATTAATGTCGAGTGAATAttgtatacaaatataaaatgcacCGACAGTTTCTTGTCAGTCCAGCGCCTTACTTTCCGGTGCTCCAGGAGGGAAATGGAAACCATTTCTAATTCACGACACCTCAAATGTCATGGCAAGAGGAAGTCACTGTTGAAGTATTTCACGTTTAATTTTCCATACCGATCTATAGGATGCATCGATCTGTTGCCTCCAGTATCTCTGAGCTGCAGCATAATGCTCATCCAAACAAATGAGAGGTTTTCAATAATTTAATGGAATATCAACATTAtataaaagcatgaaaacattcacaacatgctttattaaaatCACTGGAAACACTGCGGCCACGCAGTGCTGGAGTGAGCACGACACCTCGtgacaagataaaaaaaaaggtaggcATGATATGGCAACATAAGGACATGTTAAGCACACTGTGGTATGGCTTATTTAAATTACATTCACATTTTTGCtttagaagaaaaaataaaaaacctaaaagaaaaataaaagccgTTTCATCTGAACAGAGAAAAGTTAAGCAGGCGGGATATAAGACGTGGCAAACAAAGTATCATTAAGGTCAATCTGCAGTAAAAATGCAACATTTGTTGGattgttaataaaaataaaaatgcattgaaatCAAAATTTTGCCTCATTCGTAGCAGGATGCACAGCATTCATGAGCCAACCTTTGTTTGACCTTTCACATTAAAACCACGACCATGCAGCCGCATCCACCCTCCACATAACTTAAATAATACTACGGTACCACCAAAGGTCCGAGGTCATCTCACTGGCCAATGTGACACAAGTTAAAACTAAAGATTTCAAACTTCCCCATAATCCTCCAAACAGCAAGTCTGGGTTCCCTCGGTACGATGGGCAAATGCCACATTTTGTCCTGAAGCAATAAATATCCAACAAGTAGGTTTTGTTCACAGCAAAAGGATGTTaatatgcatgaataaaaagAGTTGCTTGTGTTGGCACAGGAAATCTAATTTTCCTTGAATAAATTAGAAACAAACGTCACTGTCAGTGGCATCGCTCCAAACTGTTCAACATCCGGCCCAAGTCAGTTCATCCAAATGGAACAAAGGCAAAACCTCAATACAAGTGAGTCACCCAAACACAAGACAGTCTCATGCTAACACCACAACAGTCACACAGACAACAGTGACATCCAATACATTTAGGTTGAAGCAGCTTTAAAATGGCAGGTTGTGGCTGTTAGATGGGCGAGTGAGCACCAGAGCACATCGTGGTACATGCAATCATCACTGGGGCCCATCTGGGCCTAATTTACACGCCAGATACGCTTCCTCATGCATCAAAACCCAAAAGCAGCATTTGGGAATGTTTACTTCATGTTTGCTCTCTGAAGGTCACATCTAGTTTGTTAagatgcgtgtgtgcgtgtgtgcgtgtgtgtgtgtgtggaaagggGTTGGGCAGTAATAAGTGCAAGTAACATTTTTCCAaggaacagaaaaacacaccaaTGACTCAAAGGACAAtaagctctgtgtgtttgtgtgtgtttgtgagtgcgcacacacacacactctggccCAAACTCACAAATCTCTCTGTCTTTATTTTCCGCAGGGGAAAGAGCAagatcagaggaaaaaaagacagcGTGGCAGGTGATCAAACAATAAAATTCAGAGCTTGACCTGTAAATAAAACACTTCATTAAAATTCCCTTCAGTGCAGAAACCAAAGGATAAAAAGACGGTTTGGAACCACCGATTTCCTCCTAGTGGAATATCAGATTTTGTATAAAACGCTGGTGGTGTAGTTAAAACTAAAACAAGCTGGCGTCACCATGTCCGCCTTGGCGGGGCTTAGGTACCGCTGAGCGATGCGACGGCTGAGGTAGAGCAGCACCCGACCGTCCTCCTCGCCGAGCCCCAGCTGCTCCCGCAGGAAGCAGCGCCGCCGGCCCTCCGCCGCCTCGGGCCCCTCGGTGAAGCTGACCggcaggtggaggtggtgggTGAAGGTCAGCAGGAAAGCCTTGGCTGCCAGGCGACAGAGCGCGCTCTGCAAATGGAGGAAGTAGGTGGAGCCACGGCGGATGGACGTTCGGCGATCGGACACGTTGGCGAGGAGACGGCCTTGATAAGGAGGGCAGCGCAAAGTCTTCTGGTCCGCATCCAGGACGGAGACGTAGCGGCTGTAGCGGGACAGCGAGTAAAACATGCTGGAGCCCACGGGGGACGCCACTCTGTGGGGACACAGACGGACACGTTGCTTGGTTTGATTTCATTCAGCCATAAACGAAGCCTCTTTTTTCTGGTCCAGCGTAAAAGCCACTGGAGGGCAGCAGCAAAATGCGCATTGCAGACCACATACAACCAGCGATTACTATTATGCACCTGACAATGGTTGCTGCGTCGTGCACAGAGCCCCAAAGACGTGCATTTACAGGGTATAGCGGAGGATGGGCCAcaccattttacatttttaataaaggAGTTATAGTTCAcaccacacacagaaacacccgAGGTGGATTTGCGTTTGTCTACGTGGACGCATTCTACAATAAATCAGATCAAAACGATTCAGTCAATAAGTGGCGACGGCTCAGGGGACCCAAACTCGTAACATTAGAAGGCGCATAACATACGACTCTGGAATCACGAGGAGGCGAGATTTGCTTTCCATTAGCAACTATTGAaagatcaaatatttttaaattacaatatCGTCATtccacggcgggggggggggattggttgTGTGAGTCATTGAGTGCCGAGACGGAGGAGATGACTAAGACACAACACAACCAGAGGAGAGGAACACACCGTCTCCCAACACCGTACGAAGCACCGGTGATCCGATTTCAGTACAcgtacatcatcatcatgcatgccattaaaaaaaaaaatattgcaatgCAATATACATCAAAACACACAACTTTTTAAAACAGACTACAAAAGCAAACGTCGTGAATCGGTGAAGCTTACGGTCGACGGCGTTTTAAAAGAGGACATACCTTTGCAATCCAATGAGTTTCCACCTCTGGAGGTCGTTGAGCGTGAACGGGCAGGACAGCCAGGCTTGCACCCTCTCGCCACACCTCCCAGGAGCCGGCACAAAGAGGGCCAGCGCACCGACCAGCCTTCGGACCCGTCCCTCGTCTGCACCGAGCACCACCAGCGTCCTGCCGCTCAGCAGGCACCACAGGGCTTGCGTGGCGAACGGGTACTGTCGCACGAACCTCAAGGCGCCTTGTGCGGCTTTCTTTTTCTGACGCGGGGTCACCGCGGCCCCGTAGCCGAGAGGCGACGCCGCTCGATCGGAGCCCGCAGAAGCACTCATGGTGTAGTCTGACCCATCGTCCGCGGAGGTGCCGGACACGCCATCTGCGAGGAGCCCCGCGGCGGGCCTCTCCGAGGACGGAGAACCCACCGCGTAGTCCTCCTGGAGCGGAAGCAGGGCGTGGGGCTCCTGGTTGACCACCGGGTTTGGACAGGGCGGCGAACGGGAGATTTGGTCTCGGCGAGGCACCGACTCTGGGCCGGAGGCCTCGTAAAGGAGCCCATCTTGGGCCATGCAACATGCTGCGTCTGCTGGAATCAACAAATCAGACTCAATCTCACAAGTCCCATTAGCGACTCCCTCAGACGCATCGTCCCTGCTGGCGTCCGGCTCAGACATCACGTCCAGCAAAGACACGGGCGTCTGGTCTCCCTCGTCCTCCCCAGCCGTGGTCTCGATATCTTCACTGCTGCTCTCCCTTTCCAGATCAGCATTATGGTCAGCGTCAGGGGTCAGATCAGAATCAGGATCGGGATCAGGATCAGGGGCGTCCAACATCATACTTGCCGGATCCTGTCGTCTCCCGGCTCGACTCGTCCCACTGTCACCGCTGCTGAAGCTTCCTTTGGCCTCTTCTGAACTCTCCTCGCCCTCCAGTGGGGCGGACTCCAGACGGGCCTCCACGAGCCCAAGTTCACGCATCCTTTGAGAATTGCGGGCCTCGGGCGCTGGGTGTTGGGGATCCGGAAAGGCCAAACCATCTAGCTCTAGAGGTTCTGGTCCGAGCACAATCGGAGGGGGATTCAAGAGCGTGTAGTTGTCTAGAGCGTGGTTCACAGCACAGAAGGGTCTCAGTGCCCgcccttcatcctcatcatcaccaagCCCTtcctcaaacaggaagttggtgaCTCTCTGTTTCCTGCGTAACGCCCCGTCCAGGCGGCGAGTGTGCAGGTAGCTCAGGTCCCCCCGGAAACTCTTCTCCGTCGCCTTCAGGAGCTCCACAGTCGACGCGTAGAAAGTATCGTCGCACAGTTCTCGCAGCGTCTTCAGGCGCTTGTCGAAACACTTTGCAGACTTGGCTTTGATCAGCCGCGGCGTGTAGGACGGCCCGTGCTTAACCGCCGCCTCTCGCTCGTCACCAAATCCCCGTTCATCATCGACGCGACCCCGCCCTTCGTCGCCGCAGCTGAAAGGCTTGGCAAGCTGGCCGTGTTTCTCCAGAAGCTCCTCGCACTCGCCCAAGCAATCCGCGACGCACCTCtggcaggcggcggcggcggcggcggcgtgcggATCCCGACGGGGGCGCTGGTGGTAGGAGCTGATCTGCCTCAGCAGGTCTCTGTGTTCGTAGATGCTCTTCTCCACGTTGGCGAGCTCGTTGGCCTTTTCCACAGCATGAGGAGAGTACATGCGctgaggccccgcctccctctggaggccctcctccctctgcagcacGGAGTGAGTGTACctgagaaggaggaaaaaaaaaaaaacctgtcgtCATAGACggaatatttcatatttcatacCCAAGGATGACGTGGAGCTCTTACTCGAGGTCCTGGAGTTTCCTCTGGAGCTCCTTGGCGAATGCCCTCCTGTTCCCAGCCTTGAGGCACTCGGAGGCCTGAGAGAAGCGGAGGGACAGCTCCTGAAACTGAAGCATGATCTTCCTCTCATCCGCCGAAACGTACGCCATGCAGAACGGTCGCACGAAGCCCCTCGCTTCCAGATCGTACAGCGTAAGATGGTGGACGTAGGCGAACGCGCCTTCCTTCGAGTCCCCCAGCACGACCCTGGAGTCCTCCACGAAGCTGAGCCGTGGGTAGCCGGTGCCGGGCGGATGCCCCACGAAGGAGGCCTGGTAGTCCACCGACATGATGCGCAATGAGAAGTAGTTGAGATCAAAGGTTCCGCAGACGTTCGGGTCATCGGGGACGGTGAGGAGAGGCTGAGGGCCCACCTGCTCAGAGAACTCGGAGATCAGGATGAAGTCTCTAGCGAACTTGGCGAAGGAGGTTTTAGCCCAGGGGTTGAAGCCAGCCAGCGGGTGGAGGGGGACGGAGAACTCCGCGGGGAGAGCCGAGGGGTTGGGATTTGTCTCGCCATACTCGTCTTCTCTAATGAAAGCCACCACGTCAGGTGAGCCTATCATGGTGGCGCCGTTGAGCAAGGCATGAGAGACACGACACGCAGCGCGGTAATTCTAGTCACGTCATAAATCAGCAGTCGGATCAGCCATTCTGCTGCAAATTCTGGGAGACCCGGAGATGGAGAgtccccacacgcacacacgcacacacgcacgcacgcacgcacgcacgcacacacgcacgcacacacagatgacCATAAAATCTGTCAAATCTAAGCAGAGTGGGCCCAGAATTcagccgtgccccccccccccaggagtcaGTCTGCAGAACAAGATGAGATCACATGTGgcagataaaataaaagcagccgccgagacagaaataaaatcagagtgactctttaaaaagaaaaaatgttcTTGCGGCAACTACCCGAGGAGGCAGAAGACCATCCCCGCTGCGTGAGAcgcgcctctcctcctctcaccacgCGTCGCGTCCGATGCGGGGCGATGCGGGACGCCGGTACGACAGAAGCAGCGTTAACCGCAGAAAGTCATTCTCACGTCCGGAGACAGCCGCCATGTTTATAGAGCAGCTGGTTGGAGTCTTGTCATGTGACCAGTCTGCCTCCCCAGGCTGGAGAAACTCCACCTTGAAATGAGAATGtaacatttattgattaaaaaatagtttgcgtTCAGTCTGAGATGATTGCAGAAGGGATATACAGGAgttataatatatttttaaaaaataccGAGGGTTCAGTTCCCAACACATCTGAACgtgatttgtcttttt from Brachionichthys hirsutus isolate HB-005 chromosome 16, CSIRO-AGI_Bhir_v1, whole genome shotgun sequence includes these protein-coding regions:
- the LOC137905453 gene encoding LOW QUALITY PROTEIN: zinc finger CCCH domain-containing protein 7B-like (The sequence of the model RefSeq protein was modified relative to this genomic sequence to represent the inferred CDS: substituted 1 base at 1 genomic stop codon), which gives rise to MDPARQRRRDQINRSLTFIRSNLPYPDPEHYQDFLTQLVCNLLAEGNASFEEAEWAHAVGQFSEGLSVSSYAAADDVPVSEVLRESLYVNRAAAYHSMGDYDQAVKDCDGALEVCRESRGALYRKALCLKALGRYKEAYNCTTDCLLICRLVKEAFSAARLSDNHVNKLAQELAVQLRLKHRKPYVGEKEPTLITADVANVNVTAEAVEVPDRLGTSKIPLSDLAPGGIXISMALTLPPPDAPQSSVPFTDLVASSAPDLADVREELMGDDIDSLLDCFPTELESDKTHIQPAFSVPSSTSTCTPIAPLVLPRPTPQLPPAFFSPSLGRVSSLDFFSDRGRSTSASLLDSLDDLSTSGSRGIGGADLVLGSVELGALDGLDTLDDFSDVPSSAAGFRLGRTAKVDAGEKKCLHLLDELDPLETAPDLDGVTPDVSRAGVDAVAQLDSLDALESPSSVGGAAAALPAASIKRKSLDSLSDVGSTGTTGSPGAVAPAVRSPKNNVKEKKNPAHVAVANPLSSTHEFLQACSTCFPRHGPGIYSFTHKPDLVHSCKRDILLCRRRTGHRSEWTRVRPIPGTADSFNGPFVLCTEILKSGDLGLCKYRDDCTFGYNQLEIDVWTEERKGTLDRDLLFETAAVKLDPVISIVRLLREHKGVFTFLCQECYDHKPKLISERCNDHHTVCSNSDARHNFDANKCLAFMVTNPSTNYSKVRPWRLLCDFDLCRQAIRYGCHREDSCSYAHSVIELKTWRVQRDTGINPEEIVKVSVKYYEMEEQSLRKHKGNRYSSGGEGSKPKGEEGGVRKRLNTKMKFACAKCWQDGQISEPDKTLKYCTAKARHTWTKDRWLLLVESLERSKWVPVRPLPHAKNFPAHYDICSQILEKRKCNYTGKCTFAHSQEEKEMWTYMKNNNLADMQQVYDIWLTSRINNRPADGANPAFPEEVQKDILMPTDYAEPTSGFHCHLCGRHSNSERQWQQHISSEKHKDRVFNCQGEDEDLMWSHRFPGACFTLCPKFDHGCPDGVSCDFAHSPEELQEWLDRREVLRQKLAKAREDMLVMPDEFDFGKYNFLLYE
- the smcr8a gene encoding guanine nucleotide exchange protein smcr8a; amino-acid sequence: MIGSPDVVAFIREDEYGETNPNPSALPAEFSVPLHPLAGFNPWAKTSFAKFARDFILISEFSEQVGPQPLLTVPDDPNVCGTFDLNYFSLRIMSVDYQASFVGHPPGTGYPRLSFVEDSRVVLGDSKEGAFAYVHHLTLYDLEARGFVRPFCMAYVSADERKIMLQFQELSLRFSQASECLKAGNRRAFAKELQRKLQDLEYTHSVLQREEGLQREAGPQRMYSPHAVEKANELANVEKSIYEHRDLLRQISSYHQRPRRDPHAAAAAAACQRCVADCLGECEELLEKHGQLAKPFSCGDEGRGRVDDERGFGDEREAAVKHGPSYTPRLIKAKSAKCFDKRLKTLRELCDDTFYASTVELLKATEKSFRGDLSYLHTRRLDGALRRKQRVTNFLFEEGLGDDEDEGRALRPFCAVNHALDNYTLLNPPPIVLGPEPLELDGLAFPDPQHPAPEARNSQRMRELGLVEARLESAPLEGEESSEEAKGSFSSGDSGTSRAGRRQDPASMMLDAPDPDPDPDSDLTPDADHNADLERESSSEDIETTAGEDEGDQTPVSLLDVMSEPDASRDDASEGVANGTCEIESDLLIPADAACCMAQDGLLYEASGPESVPRRDQISRSPPCPNPVVNQEPHALLPLQEDYAVGSPSSERPAAGLLADGVSGTSADDGSDYTMSASAGSDRAASPLGYGAAVTPRQKKKAAQGALRFVRQYPFATQALWCLLSGRTLVVLGADEGRVRRLVGALALFVPAPGRCGERVQAWLSCPFTLNDLQRWKLIGLQRVASPVGSSMFYSLSRYSRYVSVLDADQKTLRCPPYQGRLLANVSDRRTSIRRGSTYFLHLQSALCRLAAKAFLLTFTHHLHLPVSFTEGPEAAEGRRRCFLREQLGLGEEDGRVLLYLSRRIAQRYLSPAKADMVTPACFSFNYTTSVLYKI